In Melanotaenia boesemani isolate fMelBoe1 chromosome 7, fMelBoe1.pri, whole genome shotgun sequence, a single window of DNA contains:
- the npm1b gene encoding nucleophosmin 1b isoform X4, translating to MEDEILDFSRPHMYLFGCTLKSDKREFRVDIDDDDAEQQLSLKAVCLGADAEDKFHMVEVEGLTYDAKTTKVPLVVLKPSVLPSMNLGGFEITPPVTFRLLSGSGPVHISGQHFVSVKDSDDEEEEHNTSPVKRPANLTSGKKPPLKKLKMESDEDEDDDDDEEDSDEDDDDDDDDDSDEDDVKPQKNVEKVLSKSPESTSKKPNKSPVKQNGPAEKPSGSAVKSQIKKNAPGKDKPQAGPSKAPSLTEVKSKLSTAAKEGKPLPKTEQKFENFVKSSFKISDKKVSGQGSLEFYANTED from the exons ATGGAGGACGAAATTTTAGACTTTAGCAGACCTCATATGTACTTGTTTG GTTGTACCTTGAAATCGGATAAACGGGAGTTCAGAGTTGACATAGACGACGATGATGCAGAGCAACAGCTGTCACTCAAAGCA GTGTGTCTTGGAGCTGATGCTGAGGACAAATTTCACATGGTGGAAGTCGAAGGGCTAACGTACGACGCAAAGACCACCAAAGTGCCGCTAGTTGTACTGAAACCTTCTGTCCTCCCTTCT ATGAATCTAGGTGGGTTCGAAATCACTCCTCCAGTTACCTTTCGCCTCCTTTCTGGCTCCGGACCAGTTCATATCAGTGGGCAGCATTTTGTTA GTGTGAAGGATTCAGACGATGAAGAAGAAGAGCACAACACGTCGCCCGTGAAGCGGCCTGCAAACCTGACATCAGGGAAAAAGCCTCCATTG aaaaaactaaaaatggaGTCGGATGAGGATgaagacgatgatgatgatgaagaagacagtgatgaagatgatgatgatgatga TGATGATgacagtgatgaagatgatgtgaaGCCTCAGAAGAACGTGGAAAAAGTGCTCAGTAAA aGCCCAGAGTCTACATCTAAGAAACCCAACAAGTCACCTGTGAAACAGAACggccctgcagaaaaaccaTCAGGATCAGCAGTTAAATCTCAGATAAAG AAAAATGCTCCAGGAAAAGACAAACCTCAAGCTGGCCCGTCTAAAGCTCCGTCTCTGACTGAGGTAAAGAGCAAGTTGTCAACAGCAGCCAAGGAG gggAAACCACTACCAAAGACAGAGCAGAAGTTTGAGAACTTTGTGAAGAGTAGTTTTAAGATCTCAGACAAAAAAGTAA GTGGTCAAGGATCTCTGGAGTTTTATGCAAACACTGAAGACTGA
- the npm1b gene encoding nucleophosmin 1b isoform X2, translating into MEDEILDFSRPHMYLFGCTLKSDKREFRVDIDDDDAEQQLSLKAVCLGADAEDKFHMVEVEGLTYDAKTTKVPLVVLKPSVLPSMNLGGFEITPPVTFRLLSGSGPVHISGQHFVSVKDSDDEEEEHNTSPVKRPANLTSGKKPPLKKLKMESDEDEDDDDDEEDSDEDDDDDDDDSDEDDVKPQKNVEKVLSKSPESTSKKPNKSPVKQNGPAEKPSGSAVKSQIKKNAPGKDKPQAGPSKAPSLTEVKSKLSTAAKEGKPLPKTEQKFENFVKSSFKISDKKVVKDLWSFMQTLKTEKK; encoded by the exons ATGGAGGACGAAATTTTAGACTTTAGCAGACCTCATATGTACTTGTTTG GTTGTACCTTGAAATCGGATAAACGGGAGTTCAGAGTTGACATAGACGACGATGATGCAGAGCAACAGCTGTCACTCAAAGCA GTGTGTCTTGGAGCTGATGCTGAGGACAAATTTCACATGGTGGAAGTCGAAGGGCTAACGTACGACGCAAAGACCACCAAAGTGCCGCTAGTTGTACTGAAACCTTCTGTCCTCCCTTCT ATGAATCTAGGTGGGTTCGAAATCACTCCTCCAGTTACCTTTCGCCTCCTTTCTGGCTCCGGACCAGTTCATATCAGTGGGCAGCATTTTGTTA GTGTGAAGGATTCAGACGATGAAGAAGAAGAGCACAACACGTCGCCCGTGAAGCGGCCTGCAAACCTGACATCAGGGAAAAAGCCTCCATTG aaaaaactaaaaatggaGTCGGATGAGGATgaagacgatgatgatgatgaagaagacagtgatgaagatgatgatgatga TGATGATgacagtgatgaagatgatgtgaaGCCTCAGAAGAACGTGGAAAAAGTGCTCAGTAAA aGCCCAGAGTCTACATCTAAGAAACCCAACAAGTCACCTGTGAAACAGAACggccctgcagaaaaaccaTCAGGATCAGCAGTTAAATCTCAGATAAAG AAAAATGCTCCAGGAAAAGACAAACCTCAAGCTGGCCCGTCTAAAGCTCCGTCTCTGACTGAGGTAAAGAGCAAGTTGTCAACAGCAGCCAAGGAG gggAAACCACTACCAAAGACAGAGCAGAAGTTTGAGAACTTTGTGAAGAGTAGTTTTAAGATCTCAGACAAAAAA GTGGTCAAGGATCTCTGGAGTTTTATGCAAACACTGAAGACTGAGAAGAAGTAA
- the npm1b gene encoding nucleophosmin 1b isoform X1, with product MEDEILDFSRPHMYLFGCTLKSDKREFRVDIDDDDAEQQLSLKAVCLGADAEDKFHMVEVEGLTYDAKTTKVPLVVLKPSVLPSMNLGGFEITPPVTFRLLSGSGPVHISGQHFVSVKDSDDEEEEHNTSPVKRPANLTSGKKPPLKKLKMESDEDEDDDDDEEDSDEDDDDDDDDDSDEDDVKPQKNVEKVLSKSPESTSKKPNKSPVKQNGPAEKPSGSAVKSQIKKNAPGKDKPQAGPSKAPSLTEVKSKLSTAAKEGKPLPKTEQKFENFVKSSFKISDKKVVKDLWSFMQTLKTEKK from the exons ATGGAGGACGAAATTTTAGACTTTAGCAGACCTCATATGTACTTGTTTG GTTGTACCTTGAAATCGGATAAACGGGAGTTCAGAGTTGACATAGACGACGATGATGCAGAGCAACAGCTGTCACTCAAAGCA GTGTGTCTTGGAGCTGATGCTGAGGACAAATTTCACATGGTGGAAGTCGAAGGGCTAACGTACGACGCAAAGACCACCAAAGTGCCGCTAGTTGTACTGAAACCTTCTGTCCTCCCTTCT ATGAATCTAGGTGGGTTCGAAATCACTCCTCCAGTTACCTTTCGCCTCCTTTCTGGCTCCGGACCAGTTCATATCAGTGGGCAGCATTTTGTTA GTGTGAAGGATTCAGACGATGAAGAAGAAGAGCACAACACGTCGCCCGTGAAGCGGCCTGCAAACCTGACATCAGGGAAAAAGCCTCCATTG aaaaaactaaaaatggaGTCGGATGAGGATgaagacgatgatgatgatgaagaagacagtgatgaagatgatgatgatgatga TGATGATgacagtgatgaagatgatgtgaaGCCTCAGAAGAACGTGGAAAAAGTGCTCAGTAAA aGCCCAGAGTCTACATCTAAGAAACCCAACAAGTCACCTGTGAAACAGAACggccctgcagaaaaaccaTCAGGATCAGCAGTTAAATCTCAGATAAAG AAAAATGCTCCAGGAAAAGACAAACCTCAAGCTGGCCCGTCTAAAGCTCCGTCTCTGACTGAGGTAAAGAGCAAGTTGTCAACAGCAGCCAAGGAG gggAAACCACTACCAAAGACAGAGCAGAAGTTTGAGAACTTTGTGAAGAGTAGTTTTAAGATCTCAGACAAAAAA GTGGTCAAGGATCTCTGGAGTTTTATGCAAACACTGAAGACTGAGAAGAAGTAA
- the npm1b gene encoding nucleophosmin 1b isoform X3, whose translation MEDEILDFSRPHMYLFGCTLKSDKREFRVDIDDDDAEQQLSLKAVCLGADAEDKFHMVEVEGLTYDAKTTKVPLVVLKPSVLPSMNLGGFEITPPVTFRLLSGSGPVHISGQHFVSVKDSDDEEEEHNTSPVKRPANLTSGKKPPLKKLKMESDEDEDDDDDEEDSDEDDDDDDDDSDEDDVKPQKNVEKVLSKSPESTSKKPNKSPVKQNGPAEKPSGSAVKSQIKKNAPGKDKPQAGPSKAPSLTEVKSKLSTAAKEGKPLPKTEQKFENFVKSSFKISDKKVVKDLWSFMQTLKTEKK comes from the exons ATGGAGGACGAAATTTTAGACTTTAGCAGACCTCATATGTACTTGTTTG GTTGTACCTTGAAATCGGATAAACGGGAGTTCAGAGTTGACATAGACGACGATGATGCAGAGCAACAGCTGTCACTCAAAGCA GTGTGTCTTGGAGCTGATGCTGAGGACAAATTTCACATGGTGGAAGTCGAAGGGCTAACGTACGACGCAAAGACCACCAAAGTGCCGCTAGTTGTACTGAAACCTTCTGTCCTCCCTTCT ATGAATCTAGGTGGGTTCGAAATCACTCCTCCAGTTACCTTTCGCCTCCTTTCTGGCTCCGGACCAGTTCATATCAGTGGGCAGCATTTTGTTA GTGTGAAGGATTCAGACGATGAAGAAGAAGAGCACAACACGTCGCCCGTGAAGCGGCCTGCAAACCTGACATCAGGGAAAAAGCCTCCATTG aaaaaactaaaaatggaGTCGGATGAGGATgaagacgatgatgatgatgaagaagacagtgatgaagatgatgatgatgatga TGATgacagtgatgaagatgatgtgaaGCCTCAGAAGAACGTGGAAAAAGTGCTCAGTAAA aGCCCAGAGTCTACATCTAAGAAACCCAACAAGTCACCTGTGAAACAGAACggccctgcagaaaaaccaTCAGGATCAGCAGTTAAATCTCAGATAAAG AAAAATGCTCCAGGAAAAGACAAACCTCAAGCTGGCCCGTCTAAAGCTCCGTCTCTGACTGAGGTAAAGAGCAAGTTGTCAACAGCAGCCAAGGAG gggAAACCACTACCAAAGACAGAGCAGAAGTTTGAGAACTTTGTGAAGAGTAGTTTTAAGATCTCAGACAAAAAA GTGGTCAAGGATCTCTGGAGTTTTATGCAAACACTGAAGACTGAGAAGAAGTAA